A window of the Aquimarina spinulae genome harbors these coding sequences:
- a CDS encoding nucleoside-diphosphate kinase: MATNRTFTMLKPDAVRKGYIGGIIEQITASGFRIVAMKLTQLTTDDASAFYAVHKERPFYGELVEYMTSGPIVAAILEKENAVEDFRTLIGATNPEEAAEGTIRKKYATSISENAVHGSDSDENAAIEGAFHFAGREQF, from the coding sequence ATGGCAACAAACAGAACTTTTACAATGCTTAAACCGGATGCGGTAAGAAAAGGATACATTGGAGGAATTATTGAGCAAATTACTGCTTCAGGATTTAGAATTGTAGCGATGAAATTAACTCAGCTGACTACAGATGATGCTTCAGCATTTTATGCGGTTCATAAAGAGCGTCCTTTTTATGGAGAATTAGTAGAGTATATGACAAGTGGTCCAATTGTAGCGGCTATTTTAGAAAAGGAAAATGCTGTAGAAGATTTCAGAACTTTAATAGGTGCAACAAATCCAGAAGAGGCTGCAGAAGGTACTATTCGTAAAAAGTATGCTACTTCTATTAGTGAAAATGCTGTACACGGTAGTGATAGTGATGAAAATGCTGCTATTGAAGGAGCTTTTCATTTTGCAGGAAGAGAGCAATTCTAA
- a CDS encoding serine hydrolase has product MKKAFLTLISLIVLSGGTTSCAQKAEKDKFIVRKIDNYLNENISNGFSGAVLIAKQGKIILNKGYGLANREDDILYSPNTVATIGSTTKQFTATAILKLVEFNNIKVTDPLSTFFTDLPNDKKNITIHQLLTHTSGLIDVIGKGDFDYIPREQFFKTLFETELIQKPGLKYRYSNAGYSILARIIELVSGQEYERFLNEYLFKPAGMKQTGYFIPDWDKKMIASGYMNTIIPVGTMIERFHKAGNKVSWTLKGNGGIHSTPEDMYKWYLALKSNTILSKSLTKTLTTPYTPEQESGSSHYAYGWAIFNSDRNTKMVSHNGGNRIFFHDFIWLPKEDVVIIFFTNATSREVELAWPIEKMIFNADYQPKPIKKNLNFFILDFIKKNKINKSNVLTTMIKKEYSSDLRNGDALNDTGYMILRQEENPDWAIELFSLNVQLFSDNGNLWDSLGDGYKKKGDKEKAIKAYQKAYKLDPSLTASINSLAEFGIKVEVKAKKEVVVDHSILKSYTGKYELKPGFVLTVMYKNGKLIVRPTGRDTMPMFAESNEKFFLEKINANIRFNKNDDGKVESLTLIESGEEMLANRL; this is encoded by the coding sequence ATGAAAAAAGCATTTTTAACCTTAATCAGTCTCATTGTATTATCTGGAGGAACGACTTCATGTGCACAAAAAGCAGAGAAAGATAAATTTATTGTTAGAAAAATAGATAATTATTTAAATGAAAACATTTCAAATGGGTTTTCGGGAGCAGTTTTGATAGCAAAACAAGGAAAAATTATTCTTAATAAAGGGTATGGTTTGGCGAATAGAGAAGATGATATTTTGTATTCACCTAATACAGTTGCTACAATAGGGTCTACAACAAAGCAATTTACAGCAACTGCTATATTAAAATTAGTAGAGTTTAATAACATAAAGGTAACCGATCCTCTTAGTACGTTTTTTACTGACCTGCCAAATGATAAAAAAAACATCACCATTCATCAACTATTAACACATACTTCGGGGCTAATTGATGTAATTGGTAAGGGAGATTTTGATTATATCCCAAGAGAACAGTTTTTCAAGACATTATTTGAAACAGAATTAATTCAGAAACCTGGTTTAAAATACAGGTATTCTAATGCTGGTTATAGTATACTGGCACGAATTATCGAATTAGTTTCTGGACAGGAGTATGAGCGTTTTTTAAATGAGTATTTGTTTAAACCTGCAGGCATGAAACAAACAGGATATTTTATCCCTGACTGGGATAAAAAGATGATTGCAAGTGGTTATATGAATACTATTATACCTGTAGGAACGATGATTGAACGGTTTCATAAAGCGGGTAATAAAGTATCATGGACTCTAAAAGGAAATGGAGGAATACACTCTACACCCGAAGATATGTATAAATGGTATTTGGCTCTAAAATCGAATACGATTTTATCAAAATCACTAACAAAAACATTAACTACACCGTATACTCCAGAGCAGGAAAGCGGATCTAGTCATTATGCTTATGGATGGGCAATTTTTAATTCAGATAGAAATACAAAAATGGTAAGCCATAATGGGGGAAATCGTATATTTTTCCATGATTTTATATGGCTTCCAAAAGAAGATGTGGTAATTATATTTTTTACAAATGCGACCAGTAGAGAGGTAGAACTTGCATGGCCTATAGAAAAAATGATTTTTAATGCAGATTACCAGCCAAAACCAATTAAAAAGAACCTTAACTTTTTTATACTCGACTTCATTAAGAAAAATAAAATAAACAAGTCAAATGTTTTAACAACAATGATCAAAAAAGAGTATAGCTCTGATTTAAGAAATGGTGATGCTCTTAATGATACGGGGTATATGATATTAAGACAAGAGGAAAATCCTGATTGGGCAATAGAGTTATTTAGTTTAAATGTTCAATTATTTTCGGATAATGGTAACCTTTGGGACTCTCTTGGAGATGGATATAAGAAAAAAGGGGATAAAGAAAAAGCAATTAAGGCATATCAAAAAGCATATAAACTCGATCCTTCATTAACTGCATCAATTAATTCTTTAGCAGAGTTTGGTATTAAGGTTGAAGTAAAAGCAAAAAAAGAAGTTGTTGTTGATCATTCGATTCTAAAAAGTTATACGGGGAAATATGAGCTTAAACCAGGGTTTGTACTAACAGTAATGTATAAAAATGGTAAGCTAATTGTTCGGCCAACCGGTCGAGATACGATGCCAATGTTTGCAGAATCAAATGAGAAATTCTTTCTAGAAAAAATAAATGCTAATATTAGATTTAATAAAAATGATGATGGAAAAGTAGAAAGTTTAACTCTTATAGAGAGTGGAGAAGAAATGCTTGCGAACCGATTATAG
- a CDS encoding DUF6326 family protein: protein MDLIKKNRILEDYKINIKLKLSALWTSLVVCYIYGDFFSLFVPGAIEDMIAKVTPIGETTPTIILAFAISMAIPAMMISLSLLLKPNINRWLNIIVGSLYTIIMVLTMINPTPWTIYYMFLGVIEIALSLLIIRYALKWPKQEV, encoded by the coding sequence ATGGATTTAATCAAAAAAAACAGAATATTAGAAGATTACAAAATCAATATAAAACTAAAACTTTCTGCCTTGTGGACCTCACTTGTTGTGTGTTATATTTATGGAGATTTTTTCTCTTTATTCGTTCCAGGAGCAATAGAAGACATGATAGCTAAAGTCACCCCTATTGGTGAGACAACTCCTACTATAATTCTAGCTTTTGCAATAAGTATGGCTATTCCTGCAATGATGATTTCATTGTCTCTATTACTAAAACCAAACATAAATCGCTGGTTAAATATCATTGTTGGTAGCCTTTACACTATTATAATGGTTCTTACGATGATAAACCCTACACCCTGGACAATATACTATATGTTTTTGGGGGTAATAGAAATCGCTCTGAGTTTATTAATCATTCGCTATGCCTTGAAATGGCCTAAGCAAGAAGTTTAG
- a CDS encoding DUF4386 domain-containing protein, whose product MSLIKNEDYHAQNRTARIAGLVYLSVVLSGIFNLVYVPSKLIVWDDASITFNNITTSELLFRMGILSGLISYVCYIMLPIVLYKLLKPVHKNSAILMVVFAIISVPISYLNIQNKVDILSLIGHAEYLKVYTTEQLQAQVMLLLESYHNGILIVEVFWGLWLFPFGYLVFKSGFLPKALGILLMIGCFSYLIAVCGELLFPNYKIPSFVMLPASIGEIGSCLWLLIMGTKKDKSTYVSNS is encoded by the coding sequence ATGAGTTTAATAAAAAACGAAGATTATCATGCACAAAATAGGACTGCAAGAATAGCAGGACTAGTTTATTTAAGTGTTGTATTAAGTGGAATCTTTAATCTAGTGTATGTACCCTCAAAACTTATAGTATGGGATGATGCCTCGATTACATTTAACAATATAACTACATCAGAACTGTTATTTCGAATGGGGATTTTAAGTGGATTGATTAGCTATGTATGTTATATAATGTTACCGATAGTTTTATACAAATTGCTTAAACCAGTTCATAAAAATTCTGCAATATTAATGGTAGTATTTGCTATCATTAGTGTTCCTATTTCTTATTTGAATATACAAAACAAAGTTGATATCCTTTCTTTAATTGGTCATGCCGAATATCTGAAAGTGTACACCACAGAACAGTTACAAGCACAGGTAATGCTGCTTTTGGAGTCTTATCATAATGGAATTCTTATTGTTGAGGTATTTTGGGGACTTTGGCTCTTTCCTTTTGGGTATCTGGTTTTTAAATCAGGTTTTCTTCCTAAAGCGTTAGGTATTTTGTTGATGATCGGCTGTTTTAGTTACTTGATAGCGGTATGTGGAGAATTACTTTTTCCTAATTACAAAATCCCCTCCTTTGTTATGCTTCCTGCCAGTATAGGAGAAATAGGTTCTTGTCTGTGGCTACTAATCATGGGCACAAAAAAAGACAAATCAACGTATGTATCTAACAGCTAA
- the gldI gene encoding gliding motility-associated peptidyl-prolyl isomerase GldI, translated as MRLALHTLCLLFLFSSCKTPEARRPVSIKSGSFINESINRNKELAAREEARIQKIINEDSTHAYITSETGFWYFYTKKDTVSTITPKFGDIVTFDYNVKDLRGTVIYSQQELNTITYRIDKEELFLGLREGLKLMKQGEMVTFLFPSYQAYGYYGDDNKIGTNIPLIAEVTLNTITKESTTEN; from the coding sequence ATGAGATTAGCCCTTCACACGCTTTGTCTTCTTTTTTTATTTTCTTCTTGTAAAACACCTGAAGCCCGAAGACCAGTAAGTATTAAATCTGGTTCTTTTATAAATGAATCTATTAATCGAAATAAGGAACTTGCAGCAAGAGAAGAAGCTAGAATTCAAAAAATTATTAATGAAGATTCTACTCATGCTTATATAACCTCAGAAACAGGATTCTGGTATTTCTATACTAAAAAAGATACGGTGTCTACTATCACTCCAAAATTTGGAGACATTGTAACCTTCGATTATAATGTAAAAGATTTAAGGGGTACAGTAATTTATTCACAGCAAGAATTAAATACAATTACATATCGCATTGATAAAGAAGAACTTTTTTTAGGTCTTAGAGAAGGATTAAAGCTTATGAAGCAAGGTGAAATGGTCACATTTCTATTTCCTTCTTATCAAGCATATGGATATTATGGGGATGATAATAAGATTGGCACAAATATTCCGTTAATAGCAGAAGTAACACTTAACACAATTACAAAAGAATCAACAACAGAAAATTAA
- a CDS encoding DUF2306 domain-containing protein, whose translation MKSENSRANIVQPKAVRADKALSATVAFWFLIAVIGQWIFVYYVTLFYGSAAVKGDFEKWNEVLPHGYIPGETMGNLAVALHIVLAIIIMVGGPLQFIPQIRTYARTFHRWNGRIYIFTALLIGVDGLYMIWTRGNIGGLVGQVSVSINAFLIMFFAIMSWRTAVARDFDKHRQWALRLFLASNGVWFFRIGLMFWLFVNGGPVGFDPETFRGPFLVFLDFGQFLVPLAILELYLRVQDRSSTSGKIAMTTFLFFLTIITGIGIFAATMGMWLPRI comes from the coding sequence ATGAAATCAGAAAATAGTAGGGCAAATATTGTACAACCTAAAGCCGTGAGAGCAGATAAAGCTTTAAGTGCCACTGTGGCATTTTGGTTTCTAATAGCCGTTATTGGTCAATGGATATTTGTGTATTATGTAACTTTATTTTACGGTAGTGCTGCAGTAAAAGGAGATTTTGAAAAATGGAATGAAGTTCTTCCTCATGGATATATTCCTGGTGAAACCATGGGTAATTTGGCGGTTGCTCTACATATTGTATTAGCAATTATTATCATGGTAGGCGGTCCACTTCAATTTATTCCTCAGATTCGTACCTATGCCCGCACTTTTCATCGATGGAATGGACGTATATATATCTTCACTGCACTATTGATTGGTGTTGATGGGCTTTATATGATTTGGACTCGCGGTAATATAGGTGGGCTTGTTGGTCAAGTAAGCGTTAGTATTAATGCTTTTTTGATTATGTTTTTTGCTATTATGTCCTGGCGAACAGCAGTTGCTCGTGATTTTGATAAACACAGGCAATGGGCACTTAGATTGTTTTTGGCGTCTAATGGCGTTTGGTTTTTTCGTATTGGATTAATGTTTTGGCTTTTTGTTAATGGTGGCCCAGTCGGTTTTGATCCAGAGACATTTCGGGGACCATTTCTTGTATTCCTGGATTTTGGTCAATTTCTAGTGCCATTAGCTATTCTTGAACTCTACCTTAGGGTGCAGGATCGAAGCAGCACTTCGGGTAAAATAGCGATGACAACTTTTCTTTTTTTTCTAACTATTATAACTGGCATAGGAATTTTTGCTGCTACCATGGGGATGTGGCTTCCTCGAATTTAA
- a CDS encoding GIN domain-containing protein — protein MKTSNWIVIGALGAVILFFLAFQFSIHDNVRKGELRENAIQYTGNMISETRNVSAFSKISVTHGIEVFFKQDSLAEVKVEASENLMAYIKTEVKHNKLIIEKTKREEKGDTVRIFVSNHQLDSLQVASESYFETKGTVSGKDLILEFTDDSNGNLELSYESVKCSATPGSNVKLKGNTNQIDFSN, from the coding sequence ATGAAAACAAGTAATTGGATTGTAATAGGCGCATTAGGAGCTGTTATTCTTTTTTTTCTGGCTTTCCAGTTTTCTATACATGATAATGTGAGGAAAGGAGAACTTCGAGAGAATGCAATTCAATATACAGGGAATATGATATCCGAAACAAGAAATGTCTCTGCATTTAGCAAGATATCAGTTACTCATGGTATTGAAGTTTTTTTTAAACAAGATAGCTTAGCAGAAGTAAAAGTAGAGGCCTCAGAAAATTTGATGGCTTATATCAAAACCGAAGTGAAGCATAATAAATTAATCATAGAAAAAACAAAGAGAGAAGAAAAAGGGGATACCGTGAGGATATTTGTTTCTAATCACCAGTTGGATTCACTACAAGTAGCCTCAGAATCATATTTTGAAACAAAAGGTACAGTTTCTGGAAAAGATTTGATACTCGAATTTACAGATGACAGTAATGGGAATCTAGAATTGTCGTACGAATCGGTTAAATGCTCTGCTACTCCTGGATCTAATGTGAAATTAAAAGGAAATACAAATCAAATCGATTTCTCTAACTAA
- a CDS encoding acyl-CoA dehydrogenase family protein yields MKNRNMIIDNQEINKKTELEKVCDKLYEVEKTKNYKEFYAFIKTTRLPFIPCYEKNTEIVYQECFRILHRIGEISIPVSVALSMHYYILASLSSFPFSKKSIQYWKREALLKKIEKEQILIANTGSVRTFKEASGNKGIVAQKEKDFYIINGQAPYMSLSGVADYLVFTAILTKSTKAVFFLPANDNKIEFEDAAFGDTMKGSFTKSVVFKNLIVSSTNIIKLDNTDEERCELLVYQRSWFQALVPASYLGAAFCVILHLKAFSQKKIKNDKKICESDNFLDNLGELMIKYKTGYMLCENAGTTIANFEKGNKISLEKIFETSVAAKYFSTHFSEEIVNEARYIMGSKFLSPNSLTNKIYKEIVYGVLQPMTDIDIKEHFGKSLMK; encoded by the coding sequence ATGAAGAATCGGAACATGATAATAGATAATCAAGAAATCAACAAAAAAACTGAACTGGAAAAAGTATGTGATAAACTCTATGAAGTTGAGAAGACTAAAAACTATAAAGAATTCTATGCTTTTATAAAAACAACAAGACTACCTTTTATTCCTTGTTATGAGAAAAATACAGAAATAGTTTATCAAGAATGTTTCAGAATTTTGCATAGAATTGGCGAAATATCAATTCCCGTGTCTGTAGCGTTATCTATGCATTATTACATTCTGGCATCATTATCTTCTTTCCCTTTTTCAAAAAAAAGCATACAATATTGGAAAAGAGAAGCTCTGCTTAAAAAGATAGAAAAAGAACAAATATTGATTGCCAATACAGGCTCGGTACGCACTTTTAAAGAGGCTTCTGGTAACAAAGGTATAGTGGCACAAAAAGAAAAGGATTTTTATATAATAAATGGCCAGGCGCCATACATGTCATTATCTGGTGTGGCAGATTATTTAGTATTCACAGCAATATTAACCAAAAGCACTAAAGCAGTATTTTTTCTACCAGCAAATGATAATAAAATCGAATTCGAGGATGCTGCATTTGGGGATACTATGAAAGGGTCGTTTACAAAATCAGTTGTTTTCAAAAATTTAATAGTGAGTAGTACCAATATTATTAAACTAGATAACACAGATGAAGAGAGGTGTGAACTTTTGGTTTATCAGAGATCGTGGTTTCAGGCATTAGTACCTGCTTCTTATCTTGGAGCGGCATTTTGTGTGATTTTGCACTTAAAAGCTTTTAGTCAAAAAAAAATCAAGAATGATAAAAAAATATGCGAGTCAGATAATTTTCTTGATAACCTTGGAGAGTTAATGATAAAATATAAAACGGGATATATGCTATGTGAGAATGCGGGAACTACAATAGCAAATTTTGAAAAAGGAAATAAGATATCATTAGAAAAAATATTTGAAACATCTGTAGCAGCAAAGTATTTCTCTACACATTTTTCTGAAGAAATTGTTAATGAAGCACGATATATAATGGGATCAAAATTTTTGTCTCCCAATTCCTTAACCAATAAAATTTATAAAGAAATAGTATATGGAGTTTTACAACCCATGACCGATATAGACATAAAAGAACATTTTGGCAAGTCATTAATGAAGTAA
- a CDS encoding alkaline phosphatase D family protein, which produces MRYIASFLIMFFCVLQLSFAQDKTSSSSDFVIAFGSCNKQNSPQPFWNEILKNTPDLFIWGGDNIYADSNDMSKIESDYTIQNSNPDYQKLKKVVPVMATWDDHDYGKNDAGVEWNKKEESQQLFLDFLEVSKEDPLRDQNGIYTSRVFEIEKGSVKVIVLDTRYFRSALRKSTEEGRRYEPYENNEGTVLGEAQWKWFEKELASNYSDFVLIVSSIQFLSSEHGFETWGNFPHEVKRLNDMLIRNGVRNAIILSGDRHISEFSMTRVKGLKYPLIDFTSSGLTHSYAEYKGESNKYRIGRVISTPSFGMLKFDLDSYTVTMQIRGKNNIVLQEYKRQYPKK; this is translated from the coding sequence ATGAGATATATCGCTAGTTTTCTAATTATGTTTTTTTGTGTACTTCAATTATCATTTGCACAAGATAAGACATCATCATCATCAGATTTTGTTATAGCTTTCGGAAGCTGTAATAAGCAGAACAGTCCTCAGCCATTTTGGAATGAAATTTTAAAGAATACCCCTGATCTATTTATTTGGGGAGGAGATAATATCTATGCAGATTCTAATGATATGTCCAAAATAGAAAGTGATTATACGATACAAAATAGTAATCCCGATTATCAAAAATTAAAGAAAGTAGTTCCTGTAATGGCTACTTGGGACGATCATGATTATGGTAAAAATGACGCTGGAGTAGAGTGGAATAAAAAAGAAGAGAGTCAACAGTTATTTCTGGATTTTTTAGAAGTTTCAAAAGAAGACCCTCTAAGAGATCAGAATGGGATATATACATCTAGGGTTTTTGAAATTGAAAAGGGAAGTGTTAAAGTGATTGTTTTAGATACCCGATATTTTAGATCTGCTTTAAGAAAAAGTACAGAAGAAGGAAGACGTTATGAACCATATGAAAATAATGAAGGTACTGTATTAGGAGAAGCGCAATGGAAATGGTTTGAAAAAGAGCTGGCATCAAATTATTCTGATTTTGTTCTTATTGTGAGTAGTATTCAATTTTTGTCATCAGAACATGGTTTTGAAACTTGGGGTAATTTTCCTCATGAGGTAAAACGATTAAATGATATGCTAATACGTAATGGAGTAAGAAATGCTATAATACTTAGTGGAGATCGACATATTTCTGAGTTTTCGATGACCCGTGTAAAGGGACTTAAGTATCCATTAATTGATTTTACATCTAGTGGTTTAACACATTCATATGCCGAATATAAAGGAGAATCTAATAAGTACAGAATCGGTCGGGTAATCTCGACTCCAAGTTTTGGAATGCTAAAATTTGATCTTGATTCTTATACCGTAACGATGCAGATTCGAGGTAAAAATAATATTGTATTGCAAGAGTATAAACGACAATACCCTAAAAAATAG
- a CDS encoding RNA polymerase sigma factor: MEQRGTIDRDLIKRVLDGDSSAFEAIISNTKGLVIQIIYKMVRNHEDRKDLAQEVYLKVYDKLGGFRFNSKLSTWIATITYNTCLNYLKKKKIPILDIDKNEEKELWERISTNTFYCFDNQIETDIFKKERSQILTLAIEKLPPVYKTLITLYHNEELSYSEITDITGLPEGTVKNYLYRARKKLKENLSLNYKKEEL, from the coding sequence ATGGAACAAAGAGGAACAATAGATAGAGACTTGATTAAAAGAGTATTAGATGGTGATTCTAGTGCTTTTGAAGCTATTATTTCCAATACTAAAGGATTGGTTATCCAGATCATTTATAAAATGGTTAGGAACCATGAGGACAGAAAAGATCTGGCACAAGAAGTATATTTAAAAGTTTATGATAAGTTAGGCGGGTTTAGATTTAATTCTAAGTTATCTACCTGGATTGCAACCATAACATATAATACTTGCTTAAACTATCTGAAAAAGAAAAAAATACCAATTCTGGATATAGACAAAAATGAGGAAAAAGAACTTTGGGAAAGGATAAGTACTAATACGTTCTATTGCTTTGATAATCAGATAGAAACAGACATTTTTAAAAAAGAACGTTCTCAAATATTGACCTTAGCAATAGAGAAACTACCTCCAGTATACAAAACCCTGATTACACTTTATCATAATGAAGAATTAAGTTATTCAGAAATTACAGATATTACTGGTTTACCAGAAGGAACCGTAAAGAATTATTTGTATAGAGCTAGAAAAAAACTAAAAGAAAACCTATCCCTTAATTATAAAAAAGAAGAACTATGA
- a CDS encoding DHH family phosphoesterase: MNTIEINKIRGLLSSSKNIVIVTHKNPDGDAIGSSLALYHYLISLGHKATVITPNDYPLFLKWMPGENTILKYDSDTKTALSKIENADLIFTLDFNHFSRSGDMENVLAKAKTSFVMIDHHQQPADYAEFTYSDPGMSSTCQMIYHFIEKLNDLDKITSEAATCIYVGIMTDTGSFRYRSTTSTTHKVIADLIDRGADNTRIHENIYDTNTLSKIQLKGVALNNLRVLPEYKTAYITLSQKELDQHNFKKGDTEGFVNFGLSIKGIKFAAIFIENKGEEIIKISLRSKGDFSVNEFSRNHFEGGGHNNAAGGRSNLSLSNTVEKFISILPTYKKVLNQ; the protein is encoded by the coding sequence ATGAATACTATTGAAATAAACAAGATAAGAGGACTTCTTTCTTCTTCAAAAAACATTGTAATTGTAACCCATAAAAACCCAGATGGTGATGCCATAGGTTCTAGTTTGGCATTATATCACTATCTTATTTCTTTAGGGCATAAGGCTACGGTTATTACGCCAAATGATTACCCTCTTTTTTTAAAGTGGATGCCTGGTGAAAATACGATTCTTAAGTATGATAGTGATACCAAAACTGCTTTATCAAAAATCGAAAACGCAGATCTTATTTTCACTTTAGATTTTAATCACTTTTCTAGAAGTGGTGACATGGAAAACGTTTTGGCAAAAGCCAAAACTAGTTTTGTTATGATTGATCATCATCAACAACCTGCCGATTACGCAGAATTTACTTATAGTGACCCTGGTATGAGTTCTACCTGCCAGATGATATATCATTTTATAGAAAAATTAAATGATCTGGATAAAATCACCTCAGAAGCTGCTACCTGTATTTATGTTGGAATAATGACAGATACTGGATCTTTTAGATATAGATCTACAACAAGTACTACTCATAAAGTAATAGCAGATTTAATCGATCGAGGGGCAGATAATACACGAATACACGAAAATATCTATGATACCAATACACTGTCCAAAATTCAATTAAAAGGTGTTGCTCTAAATAATCTAAGAGTACTCCCAGAATATAAAACAGCATACATTACTTTATCTCAAAAAGAGTTAGATCAACATAATTTCAAAAAAGGAGACACCGAAGGTTTTGTTAATTTCGGACTTTCTATAAAAGGAATTAAATTTGCTGCTATCTTTATAGAGAATAAAGGAGAAGAAATTATTAAGATCTCTCTACGTTCTAAAGGTGATTTCTCGGTAAACGAATTCTCAAGAAATCATTTTGAAGGAGGAGGACATAATAATGCCGCTGGCGGAAGAAGTAATCTCTCATTATCTAATACTGTTGAAAAATTTATTAGTATCTTACCAACTTATAAAAAAGTCCTAAATCAATGA
- a CDS encoding peptidylprolyl isomerase has translation MKKLNLLFLAIIALAFNSCNEKYPDLQEGVYAEIVTNKGTAVAKLHYDLTPMTVANFISLAEGTNTMVDSTYKGKKYYNGIIFHRVIKDFMIQTGDPLGTGTGDPGYKFPDEIVDSLSHKSKGILSMANSGPNTNGSQFFITLKETPWLNGKHTVFGEIVLGQDIIDSIGVAKTGAGDKPEAEVKMMEVNIIRKGSDAKAFNTETAFTDKIKVLEEEKAEKERLEKERNEAIAAKFTELKSTATKLESGLEIIHTNQGDGQQPKPGEMVGVNYAGYFTDGRVFDTNIAEKAKELGVFNKGRADDPRGYAPAPMPYSAEAKMIAGFREGILQLKNVGSKAILFIPSHLAYGERGNRGIPPNTDLIFEVELANIQGQTEEKK, from the coding sequence ATGAAAAAATTAAATTTATTATTCTTAGCTATTATTGCATTAGCGTTTAACAGTTGTAATGAAAAATATCCAGATTTACAAGAAGGTGTTTATGCCGAAATCGTTACAAACAAAGGTACTGCGGTAGCAAAATTACATTATGATCTTACTCCAATGACGGTTGCTAACTTTATTTCTCTGGCAGAAGGCACCAATACTATGGTCGATAGTACTTATAAAGGCAAAAAATATTATAATGGAATTATATTTCACCGAGTAATCAAAGATTTCATGATTCAGACCGGAGATCCTTTAGGAACCGGTACAGGAGATCCAGGATATAAATTTCCTGATGAGATTGTAGATTCACTTTCTCATAAATCAAAAGGAATCTTATCAATGGCTAATTCTGGCCCAAATACCAATGGTAGTCAGTTTTTTATTACACTAAAAGAAACTCCATGGTTAAATGGAAAACATACTGTTTTTGGAGAAATTGTTTTAGGACAAGACATTATTGATAGTATTGGTGTTGCAAAAACAGGTGCTGGAGATAAGCCAGAAGCAGAAGTAAAAATGATGGAAGTAAACATCATTCGTAAAGGTTCGGATGCTAAAGCTTTTAATACAGAAACTGCGTTTACAGACAAGATAAAAGTTCTTGAAGAAGAAAAAGCCGAAAAAGAACGATTAGAAAAGGAACGTAATGAAGCTATTGCTGCAAAGTTTACTGAACTAAAAAGTACAGCAACAAAACTAGAAAGCGGTCTTGAAATTATACACACAAATCAGGGAGATGGACAACAACCTAAGCCGGGAGAAATGGTAGGTGTAAATTATGCAGGATATTTTACAGATGGAAGAGTCTTTGATACTAATATTGCAGAAAAGGCAAAAGAACTTGGGGTTTTTAATAAAGGTAGAGCTGACGATCCAAGAGGATATGCTCCTGCTCCAATGCCATATTCTGCAGAAGCAAAAATGATTGCTGGTTTTAGAGAAGGTATATTACAACTAAAAAATGTTGGTTCCAAAGCTATACTTTTTATTCCTTCTCATCTTGCTTATGGAGAAAGAGGTAATCGAGGAATTCCACCAAATACCGATCTTATTTTCGAGGTAGAATTAGCTAATATACAAGGGCAGACAGAAGAAAAAAAATAA